CAAGAATCGAGAAAATAACAATAGATTTGGTAGATCAAATAATACAAGTCAAACCCAACGTAACTGCGGAGGAAGAGAAGGGGCTAAGAGAGGCGGTTGGAAAAGAGGTTACGGAACAGGTCATGGGTGGTAACAGATTGGGGGAAGTTTCGGTGGATGCGGCAGAAACAGATAGAGGCGGCGTAAAGGGAACGCCAAAATTGTCTGAACTAATTATTGATAATCTTGATTTACCGCCATCAAAGGTTGGCCTTGTCGAAAAAGCGGTCAGTGTCGCCAGTGTAGCGGCAATGGAGGAAGTGAATTATGGCCGCGCGGCAGAGTCTGTGGTTGAAGCGTTGGCTCAAATACCGGCGGTGCGGGACACGGTGAAAGCAAGAGCGGCTGAAATCACAAAAGTGGTGAAGGAAGAAATTCAAAAATCAGTAGCTGACGGTAATTTTGAAACAGTGGCGGGTAAGGTTGCGGAGAAAATCGATCCTGATTCCAGGTCTGGAGTAGCAATCGGGATGGCGGTAGAGGAGGAGGTGGCGAGGGAATTGCAAAGATGGAGTCCTGGAAAAGTTGAGGCGATAACTAGAGTGTTTGTTGAAATGGGGCCAAAGGCAGAGGCAAAGATGACAGAGATAGAGGCAGCAGTGGTAGAAGAAAATGCTGCGAGAAAAGCAGATCCCCGGACGGTATTTTCGCGGATACAAAAAAGGGTTGGCGCTATATTGGAGATCCCCGAAAGCGATGCTCCGATAGTATCGGCGATGGCGAGGGCGGAGGAAAGAAGCAGACAGTGGGATAAGGCTAAGGCGGATCAGGTCGCCGACAGGCTAGTGACGGTATTGAAAACAGACAAGACTATTGCGGCCAAATTATCTCCAAGAGAAGAATCATTTAAATCGATGATAAGGCCGAAAATGGAGGCGGCTGTTATTGAAGGTCTGCCCCTTGAAGAGAGTACAACCAAAAAACCACTAGCCAGAAACCTTACTGATAGAGTGGTAGTCCTGCTTGGGATACCTGCGGAAAAAATACCGATGGTTAGGATGGCAGTAAAGAAGGCCGGAAAGGAAGTTGATTGGCTGATAATGTCTGACAGAGAAAATATAAAAATAATCAGACAGGAAGAGATCAGAAATCAAATAGAACTAGGAATAGTTCGAGCAAATAGGGGTGTTGTGCTGACGACTAACCAAATGAATGCCGTACACGAGTTTTCCGGATTTGTGGCTCGATTTCGGGGAGCAGAATCCGGCATAGAGCCTTATAAGGATGAGGCGGTAGCTTTTGCAGAAGGACGGGATTTACGCCCGGGGGTAATTAATAACGCGTGGGGTGATTTAGCCAATATTACAAAAATCGTCCGGATGTCACCGAGTCAATTTAAAAAATTCAGTGATCAATATTATCGGTTGAAGGATGGACTTGGAGGGCTAAAAGTGCCTTTTGAGTCTCCGGCGATAAGATCGCTTGACGGGGTAATGAGGTTTATAAAAGATAACCCTAAAGTCCAACATCTGTTGAACTTTGCCCAAAAATTTACCGGACTCTCAAACTCGATTGGCAGTTTTACCAACGGATTGGTTAAAAAGATTGGTTTGGAAAAGGCCGGAATATCGGTGATCGAAAAGATTGGCGGGCAGGCAATGGGAGAGTTTGTCCGACAATCACTGGTGGTGATAGGACAAAACGGAATGAGACAGGGATTGACGATGATCCTGAGGGGGATTATCGGCGGAGGGGTGAAAGCGGGATCGGTGGTTGGGGGCGGGACGGCCGGAGCACTGGCGGGGGCAGTGGCGGCTTTTCAGGCAGTGCCACTGGTGGGGCAAATAATTTTGATAGGCGCCCTAGCGGTGGTGGGAATTAAAAAAGTTATAAAGCCGATTCTTGATAGATTTTTTAAACCAATTGCGGGAATAATTGGTAATTTGGGATTGAATTTGGGGATTAAAAAGTTTTTTCAAGACAAATTTGGAAAAGGTTTTGGGTGGCTATTGGGAGCCGGAGCGACACTGGGGGTGATGATAGCAGCCGTTCCTATGGCCTTTGCCGGGTGGTGGGCGGCAACAATGGCTCTAATGTTTAGTAAGGTGATTGTGGCGGTCTTTATTGGCATAATTACATTTTCTCTTATCACCTCGATTAATGTGTCGGCTCAGGTAACCAGGGGGCCGCCTTCGGGAGTAGAAGTGTATGATTATGGTAACGAGCCTTGGGAGATATTTGTTCCGAATTTACCGTTGCCCACAAGAGATCCCAGTATTGTTATTCCCGAAAGTTGCCCGGGGATATGGCCGACAGATTCCGGAGTGGTAACCCAGGGACCACTGGGACAGTGGTCTCACCGAGGAACGCAGGCAATTGATATAAGTATTATATCCGGATCCCCAATCTATGCGACACATGACGGATTGGCTTTTCCGGGGGGCGGAAAAGGAAGTGGTTATGGATTTTATGTTGACGTGATGGGGGTATGTAATGGGGTCTCAATTATAACCAGATATGCGCATATGCCCCGTTTAATATTTACGGAGCAAAAATTAGTTAAACAAGGAGAAATAATCGGTTACGTTGATAACACGGGCAACTCGACAGGCCCCCATCTTCACTATGAGCTGACCGGCGGACAAATTAACGACTGGCTTCCGAAACCAGTACCTCTGAAATGCAGTCATTATTATGAATGTTTGGTTTCTATCCCCTAACCTATGAATAAAAAGATGCAAAATATTTTCTTAATTGTTGTGACAACGATATTGGTTTTGGGAATGATTAGAATTGCGTTTTTCAGGGAGAAGTCTACAATAACCAAACAACCAGAAACCGGCAAAATATCGCTTGGGACAACGGAACCAATAAACGACCCGAGCACCGCGCGTCCAAAGTCGGTCTCCTGGGGAGTGACAAAACTTGATTTAGAGAAAAAGATGGCGGTTTACAAAATCAGCAGCCAACAGGTTGATGATGCCATGATCGAAAAAACAGCAAGGTCTTTTGGGTTTGAGGGGAAAGCAGAGGTAGACCAGGAAAGTTTTTTGGTTTACAACAATACGGAAAATAACACCACTCTGGATATCAATAAAACAAGCCGAACCATTAAATATTCAAAAAATTTATTGGTGTATCCGATGATTAAAGTAGTCCGGACTATACCGGTTGAAGAGATCGGAGAAAGATTAAAGGATTTGGTAACAAAGCGTTTTGACCTTAAACCAGAAATAAAGGTGACGGTTGAAAGAACTGAGTACGAAACATTGGCGGGGCCGAGATTTGTGGCTTCTTCAAGAGAAAAGGCTGATATTGTAAAAATTAATGGCAACTACCAAGTTGGCGGGTATCCCGTGTATTCTTTTGCGGGATTTCCGATCATTGCTAGATTTTCTACTGATGGAAACTTGCTCAATCTTTCGGTTGATTTGGCTTTTGATGAAACTAGCAAACAGGATTCGTTAACGGTCAAAACGGAAGAAGAACTAAAGAGGATTCCTCCCGAAAACTACAAAATAGTTGATATTGACGGAGAAAAAGATTACGATATGTCTTCATATGAGGAGGCAATTGGGGGAGTTAACATTACGGGAGGCTATCTTGGATATATCCTTACACCTGAGAGTGATTATTTGTTGCCCTATGTTTTTTTTAAGGGAAACAGCAAGCTGTTGTCGGGTCCGGTCGTGGTTACGATGGCGGTTCCGGCACTAAAAGAGGAAGGGCTTTATAAATGAAACTAAAAGACCTGGTTGGAGATTATCTTTTGATTACGATTCTTGCTGTAATTGCTTTGTTAATGCTGCTAACCCGGATAATATATACAGCCGGCAATAAAAGGCAAAACGACAGTCGCGAACTTTTGAAAACTACCGTTCCCTCGTTGGCACCGACACCAACTAGCAGCAATATCGATTTTGAAAAAAGTTATCCTTTGTGGAAATTGCTGCCCTATACCGGAGATGGTTTTGTGGTGGAAAAATATACAGAACCTTTGGTATTAAAAGTATCCCTTGAAAAAGGTGAAAAAAGTGCCGGTATCGAAAAAGTAGAGAAATGGTTGGAAGAAAACGAGATAAGTCCGGAAACGCATGTAATTGTGTGGGAATAATCGCGACAATCCCCTAGTCCTGAAGACGGACAGGCATAATGATGTGAGTCAGGTGCGGCTCGGACTGGTCATGAAAAAATCCCGGGGTCAAAGATTCATTAAGTTCGATGGTTATCCCCGAGCCTTTGGTGTTGGTTAAAAAATCAGAGACGAATTTGAAATTGAAAGCAATTTCCAAAGGATCCCCTTCAATTTTGGCCTCAACTGAGGCTTTGTTTTGACCAATTTGAGGAGCGTTGGCAGTTAATTCAAGAAGATTGTTTTTAACGGAAAAACGAACCACATTGGCAGACTCTCGGGCAAAAACCGAAGCGATTTTTATGGCCTGAAGTAATTCTTCGCGGTCGAGAGAAATTTTGGTGGCATAGGAGTCGGGGATGATTCTTTTGTAGTCGGGGTAGTCCCCTTCAATGAGCCGGGAAACTATCTCTAGATCGTCCAGGACAAAGACTACCTGGTGTTCGTCTGATGTTAAGCCAATGCGGATAGTTTTAGTGTTTTTAGCCAGTCTAGTGACTTCGATAAGACTTTTGGCGGGGATGAGAAAAG
This sequence is a window from Candidatus Shapirobacteria bacterium. Protein-coding genes within it:
- a CDS encoding peptidoglycan DD-metalloendopeptidase family protein, encoding MERRKFGQTTARFRTISDVIDGLRLILGSKDRNLEGDPELIRAIEAVGIKINAEKPGPIEDIVERLEHLMATVEEEVLSRRIEEAFSTAEQDLRNARMPAAEMRALLEEYDRHLQAGLTPDEAARRVERESGRKITALLQRRYEIHQENVASGAKEGLIEKIVTDGRLELEIELEAAGVDKDAAEGIAEKIVKKTVLNKVLSDDIPKIAEQALGVVPQGDIRDYSREIVVQKFKDITAKIEVGPRIEKITIDLVDQIIQVKPNVTAEEEKGLREAVGKEVTEQVMGGNRLGEVSVDAAETDRGGVKGTPKLSELIIDNLDLPPSKVGLVEKAVSVASVAAMEEVNYGRAAESVVEALAQIPAVRDTVKARAAEITKVVKEEIQKSVADGNFETVAGKVAEKIDPDSRSGVAIGMAVEEEVARELQRWSPGKVEAITRVFVEMGPKAEAKMTEIEAAVVEENAARKADPRTVFSRIQKRVGAILEIPESDAPIVSAMARAEERSRQWDKAKADQVADRLVTVLKTDKTIAAKLSPREESFKSMIRPKMEAAVIEGLPLEESTTKKPLARNLTDRVVVLLGIPAEKIPMVRMAVKKAGKEVDWLIMSDRENIKIIRQEEIRNQIELGIVRANRGVVLTTNQMNAVHEFSGFVARFRGAESGIEPYKDEAVAFAEGRDLRPGVINNAWGDLANITKIVRMSPSQFKKFSDQYYRLKDGLGGLKVPFESPAIRSLDGVMRFIKDNPKVQHLLNFAQKFTGLSNSIGSFTNGLVKKIGLEKAGISVIEKIGGQAMGEFVRQSLVVIGQNGMRQGLTMILRGIIGGGVKAGSVVGGGTAGALAGAVAAFQAVPLVGQIILIGALAVVGIKKVIKPILDRFFKPIAGIIGNLGLNLGIKKFFQDKFGKGFGWLLGAGATLGVMIAAVPMAFAGWWAATMALMFSKVIVAVFIGIITFSLITSINVSAQVTRGPPSGVEVYDYGNEPWEIFVPNLPLPTRDPSIVIPESCPGIWPTDSGVVTQGPLGQWSHRGTQAIDISIISGSPIYATHDGLAFPGGGKGSGYGFYVDVMGVCNGVSIITRYAHMPRLIFTEQKLVKQGEIIGYVDNTGNSTGPHLHYELTGGQINDWLPKPVPLKCSHYYECLVSIP